The following coding sequences lie in one Mycobacterium sp. Z3061 genomic window:
- a CDS encoding SDR family oxidoreductase: protein MRYVVTGGTGFIGRRIVSRLLDREPDAQVWVLVRRASLGRFERLALDWDERVKPLVGELPELDLADPVIAELGHVDHLVHCAAIYDITVGEAEQRAANVEGTRAVIALAQQLGATFHHVSSIAVAGDFRGEYTEDDFDVGQGLPTPYHRTKFEAEALVRNATGLRYRIYRPAVVVGDSRTGEMDKIDGPYYFFGVLARLAVLPSFTPMMLPDTGRTNIVPVDYVADALVSLMHADGSASLDGRTFHLTAPTTVGLRGIYRGIARAAGLPPLRGTLPRSMATSVLKVSGRAKVLRNMAATQLGVPAEVLDVIDLAPTFVSDETQKALRGTGIEVPEFASYAPKLWRYWAEHLDPDRARRDDPNGPLVGRHVIITGASSGIGRASALAVARRGATVFALARNGAALDELVAEIRADGGQAYPFPCDITDSASVEHTVKDILGRFDHVDYLVNNAGRSIRRSVVNSTDRLHDYERVMAVNYFGAVRMVLALLPHWRERRFGHVVNVSSAGVQARNPKYSSYLPTKAALDAFADVVSTETLSDHITFTNIHMPLVATPMIAPSKRLNPVPAISAERAAAMVVRGLVEKPVRIDTPMGTLAEAGHQFAPRLSRRILHQLYLGYPDSAAARGIAEPAEPVAAQPRRPRRPSRAGRAVPRVGLPRPVKQMARLVPGVHW from the coding sequence ATGCGGTATGTCGTTACCGGCGGTACCGGGTTTATTGGCCGCCGAATCGTTTCCCGGCTACTCGACCGCGAACCCGATGCGCAGGTGTGGGTGTTGGTCCGCCGCGCATCGCTGGGTCGCTTCGAGCGCCTCGCCCTGGACTGGGACGAGCGTGTGAAACCGCTGGTCGGCGAGTTGCCCGAGCTGGACCTGGCCGATCCGGTGATCGCCGAACTCGGGCACGTCGACCATCTGGTGCACTGCGCGGCGATCTACGACATCACCGTCGGCGAGGCCGAACAACGCGCGGCCAATGTCGAGGGCACCCGCGCCGTCATCGCTCTGGCGCAACAACTCGGCGCCACCTTCCACCACGTCTCCTCGATCGCGGTGGCCGGCGACTTCCGGGGCGAGTACACCGAGGACGACTTCGACGTCGGCCAGGGCCTGCCGACGCCGTACCACCGGACCAAATTCGAGGCCGAGGCGCTGGTACGGAACGCGACCGGGCTGCGCTACCGCATCTACCGCCCGGCGGTAGTGGTGGGCGACTCCCGCACCGGCGAGATGGACAAGATCGACGGGCCCTACTACTTCTTCGGCGTGCTGGCCAGGCTGGCCGTCCTGCCGTCGTTCACCCCGATGATGCTGCCGGACACCGGGCGCACCAATATCGTCCCGGTCGACTACGTGGCCGACGCGCTGGTGTCGCTGATGCATGCCGACGGCTCGGCTTCTTTAGACGGGCGGACGTTCCACCTGACCGCTCCCACCACCGTGGGGCTGCGAGGGATCTACCGCGGCATCGCGCGGGCCGCCGGGCTGCCCCCGCTGCGCGGGACGCTGCCCCGCTCGATGGCCACCTCGGTGCTGAAGGTGAGCGGACGCGCGAAAGTGCTGCGCAACATGGCGGCCACCCAATTGGGCGTGCCGGCCGAGGTTCTCGACGTGATCGACCTGGCTCCCACGTTCGTCAGCGACGAGACGCAGAAGGCGTTGCGCGGCACCGGTATCGAGGTCCCCGAATTCGCGTCGTACGCGCCGAAGCTGTGGCGGTACTGGGCCGAGCACCTGGATCCCGACCGGGCCCGGCGCGACGACCCGAACGGGCCGCTGGTGGGCCGGCACGTCATCATCACCGGCGCGTCCAGTGGTATCGGGCGCGCGTCGGCGCTGGCCGTGGCGCGGCGCGGCGCCACCGTGTTCGCGCTGGCCCGCAACGGTGCAGCCCTCGACGAACTGGTCGCCGAGATCCGCGCGGACGGCGGACAGGCCTACCCGTTCCCTTGCGACATCACCGATTCGGCGTCGGTGGAGCACACCGTCAAAGACATCCTGGGCCGCTTCGACCACGTCGACTATCTGGTGAACAACGCCGGCCGGTCGATCCGCCGCTCGGTGGTCAACTCCACCGACCGGCTGCACGACTACGAGCGCGTCATGGCGGTCAACTACTTCGGTGCGGTGCGGATGGTGTTGGCGCTGCTGCCGCACTGGCGGGAGCGCCGGTTCGGCCATGTCGTCAACGTCTCCAGCGCCGGTGTGCAGGCCCGCAACCCGAAGTACAGCTCGTACCTGCCCACCAAGGCGGCCCTGGACGCGTTCGCCGACGTGGTCTCCACCGAGACGCTGTCCGACCACATCACCTTCACCAACATCCACATGCCGTTGGTAGCGACCCCGATGATCGCGCCGTCGAAGCGGCTGAACCCGGTGCCGGCGATCAGCGCCGAACGCGCGGCGGCCATGGTGGTGCGCGGCCTAGTGGAGAAGCCGGTGCGCATCGACACACCGATGGGCACCCTGGCCGAGGCCGGTCACCAGTTCGCGCCCAGGCTGTCCCGCCGCATTCTGCATCAGCTCTATCTGGGGTATCCCGACTCAGCTGCCGCGCGCGGGATTGCCGAACCCGCCGAACCCGTTGCCGCACAACCCCGTCGGCCCAGGCGCCCGAGTCGGGCTGGACGCGCAGTGCCGCGGGTGGGGCTGCCCAGGCCCGTCAAGCAGATGGCCCGGCTGGTGCCGGGCGTGCACTGGTGA
- a CDS encoding histidine phosphatase family protein translates to MAKRILIRRASQFVAVAAVAVIVGACGSSSPQARSITLTFIRNAQSQANADGVIDTAVPGPSLTADGKGQAQQLAHQVGHTEFDALYSSPMAADQQTAGPLATEVGRQVEVLQGLQSINAGWYNGKPESMANSTYMLAPVRWVDGDVDTSIPGSLSGSDFNSQFSAAIRKIYDSGHNKPAVFSQGTAIMVWTLMNVKNPKLSLLNSHSVPNVGRVVITGNPVTGWTLVDWDGVRSFN, encoded by the coding sequence ATGGCGAAGCGCATATTGATCCGGAGGGCCTCCCAATTCGTAGCTGTGGCCGCCGTGGCGGTGATCGTCGGGGCCTGCGGCAGCAGCAGCCCGCAGGCCCGCAGCATCACCCTGACGTTCATCCGCAACGCGCAGTCCCAAGCCAACGCCGACGGCGTCATCGACACCGCGGTGCCCGGTCCCAGCCTCACAGCCGACGGCAAGGGTCAGGCGCAGCAACTCGCCCATCAGGTTGGACACACCGAGTTCGACGCGCTGTACTCCTCCCCCATGGCCGCGGATCAGCAAACCGCCGGGCCACTGGCCACCGAGGTCGGCCGCCAGGTCGAGGTCCTGCAGGGCCTGCAGTCCATCAACGCCGGCTGGTACAACGGCAAGCCCGAGTCGATGGCCAACTCGACCTACATGCTGGCGCCGGTGCGCTGGGTGGACGGCGACGTGGACACCAGCATCCCGGGCTCGTTGAGCGGCAGCGACTTCAATTCGCAGTTCAGCGCCGCGATTCGCAAGATCTACGACAGTGGCCACAACAAGCCCGCGGTCTTCTCCCAGGGCACGGCGATCATGGTGTGGACGCTGATGAACGTCAAGAACCCCAAGCTGAGCCTGCTGAACAGCCACTCGGTGCCCAACGTCGGGCGTGTGGTGATCACCGGGAACCCGGTCACCGGCTGGACACTGGTCGACTGGGACGGCGTGCGCAGCTTCAACTGA
- a CDS encoding MaoC/PaaZ C-terminal domain-containing protein, with translation MAIDPSAVGTVTKPHLFEWTDRDTLLYALGVGAGLEDLSFTTENSHDIPQQVLPTYAVICCPAFGAAGKVGTFNWAMLLHGSQTVRLHAALPPAGKLSVVSEVVDIQDKGEGKNAILMLRGKGTDPETGDLIAETLTTLVIRGEGGFGGEKGERPVAPEFPDRDPDVRVELPTREDQALIYRLSGDRNPLHSDPWFATNLAGFPKPILHGLCTYGVTGRALVAELGQGVAANITSIAARFTKPVFPGETLSTLIWKTGPGKAVFRTEASGAEGQGPRLVLDDGEVEYAV, from the coding sequence ATGGCGATTGACCCGAGTGCCGTCGGCACGGTGACCAAGCCGCACTTGTTCGAGTGGACCGATCGCGACACGCTGTTGTACGCGCTCGGAGTGGGCGCCGGGCTCGAGGATCTGTCCTTCACCACCGAGAACAGCCACGACATCCCGCAGCAGGTCCTGCCGACCTACGCGGTGATCTGCTGCCCGGCTTTCGGCGCGGCCGGCAAAGTCGGAACGTTCAACTGGGCCATGCTTTTACACGGATCGCAGACCGTCCGGCTGCATGCGGCACTGCCGCCGGCCGGCAAGCTGTCCGTGGTCTCGGAGGTGGTCGACATCCAGGACAAGGGCGAAGGCAAGAACGCGATCCTGATGCTGCGCGGCAAGGGGACCGATCCCGAGACCGGCGACCTGATCGCCGAAACGCTGACCACCCTCGTCATCCGCGGTGAGGGCGGCTTCGGCGGTGAGAAGGGGGAGCGGCCGGTGGCCCCGGAATTCCCCGACCGCGATCCCGACGTCCGTGTCGAGCTTCCCACCCGAGAGGATCAGGCACTGATCTACCGGCTGTCCGGCGACCGCAACCCGCTGCACAGCGATCCCTGGTTTGCCACCAACCTGGCTGGATTCCCTAAGCCGATCCTGCACGGGCTGTGCACCTATGGCGTCACCGGCCGCGCGCTGGTCGCCGAACTGGGGCAGGGTGTCGCGGCGAACATCACCTCGATCGCCGCCCGCTTCACCAAGCCGGTGTTTCCCGGCGAGACGCTGTCGACGCTGATCTGGAAGACCGGACCGGGCAAGGCGGTCTTCCGCACCGAGGCGTCCGGCGCGGAGGGTCAGGGGCCGCGGTTGGTGCTCGACGACGGTGAGGTGGAGTATGCCGTTTAG
- a CDS encoding APC family permease has protein sequence MSKLGFWSIVMLGVNAVIGAGIFLTPGAVIRLAGTWAPVAYILAGLFAGIMALVFATAARYVRTNGASYAYTTAAFGQRIGIYVGVTHAIVASIAWGVLASLFVSTLLNVLFPQRHWAQETHLFSVKTLTFLLFIAVLLMINLFGNRAIKWANGISTAGKIFALTVFIGGGLWVITSQHVDHYDTAGAPGIYQPAPYALFGFVPLGQSTLTGVVLATVAALYAFTGFESIANAAEEMEEPDRNLPRAIPLSILAVGTVYVLAVTVAMLLGSDKIVQSPDTVKLAAAIGNDAFRGIVILGALVSMFGINVAASFGAPRLWTALADTHTLPARLSGKNRFGVPMLAFAITAALALAFPLALRFDNETLTGLAVIARFIQFIIVPIALIALARDRTGPHSEVRRNTFTDKVLPIAAVAISVALAVSFDYRTLILSPHGGPNYYSIVLIVLTFVVVPAIAYVHYYRTAGR, from the coding sequence ATCAGCAAGCTCGGTTTCTGGAGCATCGTCATGCTCGGGGTCAACGCGGTCATCGGAGCCGGCATCTTCCTGACCCCCGGCGCGGTGATCAGGCTCGCCGGCACCTGGGCGCCGGTCGCCTACATCCTGGCGGGGCTGTTCGCCGGCATCATGGCGCTCGTCTTCGCCACCGCCGCCCGCTACGTCAGGACCAACGGTGCCTCGTATGCCTACACCACCGCGGCATTCGGCCAGCGGATCGGCATCTACGTGGGTGTCACCCACGCCATCGTCGCCTCCATCGCCTGGGGCGTGCTGGCCTCACTCTTCGTCTCGACACTGCTCAATGTTCTTTTCCCACAACGTCATTGGGCTCAGGAAACGCACCTGTTCAGCGTCAAGACATTGACCTTCCTGCTGTTCATCGCCGTACTCCTGATGATCAATCTGTTCGGCAACCGGGCGATCAAGTGGGCCAACGGAATCTCCACCGCCGGCAAGATTTTCGCCCTGACCGTCTTCATCGGGGGCGGTCTGTGGGTGATCACGAGCCAGCACGTGGACCACTACGACACAGCGGGCGCCCCCGGCATCTACCAACCGGCTCCGTACGCCTTATTCGGGTTCGTCCCACTCGGACAGAGCACGCTGACGGGCGTGGTTCTGGCCACCGTGGCCGCGCTCTACGCGTTCACCGGCTTCGAGTCGATCGCCAATGCCGCCGAGGAGATGGAGGAACCGGACCGCAACCTGCCCCGGGCCATCCCGCTGTCGATTCTGGCGGTCGGCACCGTCTACGTTCTCGCCGTCACGGTCGCGATGTTGTTGGGGTCGGACAAGATCGTCCAATCGCCGGACACGGTGAAACTGGCGGCGGCCATCGGCAACGACGCCTTCCGCGGCATCGTCATCCTGGGCGCGCTGGTGTCAATGTTCGGCATCAACGTGGCGGCGTCGTTCGGCGCACCCCGGCTGTGGACCGCGCTGGCGGACACCCACACCCTGCCCGCCCGCCTGTCCGGCAAGAACCGGTTCGGCGTCCCCATGCTGGCTTTCGCCATCACCGCGGCGCTGGCGCTCGCCTTCCCGCTGGCACTGCGCTTCGACAACGAAACCCTGACCGGCCTGGCCGTCATCGCGCGCTTCATCCAGTTCATCATCGTCCCGATCGCACTGATCGCCCTGGCCCGCGACCGCACCGGCCCGCATTCAGAGGTCAGGCGAAATACGTTCACCGACAAGGTGTTACCGATAGCTGCGGTGGCGATCTCGGTGGCTCTCGCGGTGTCTTTCGACTACCGGACCCTGATTCTCAGCCCGCACGGCGGCCCCAACTACTACTCGATCGTGTTGATCGTGCTCACCTTTGTCGTGGTGCCGGCGATCGCCTATGTGCACTACTACCGAACGGCCGGCCGCTAA
- the otsB gene encoding trehalose-phosphatase, giving the protein MPVTIDPRHHDAVLFDAALPPAHPLLERLRSVHVGTAVCAPDGLVETARRLSTRPGRCAVIASDAAGVTAARDAGFALVIAVGPDRFPGADAVVADPREVEVRTGDKRMSELPDAVHAVDLAGQAPAVFFDFDGTLSDIVNDPDAARPVAGASEALRELAAQCPVAILSGRDLADVSKRVGLPGIWYAGSHGFELTAPDGTHHQNEEAAAAIPVLEQAAAELREQLGSIPGVVVEHKRFGVAVHYRNAERDRVGEVAAAVRNAGQRDALRVTTGREVIELRPDLDWDKGKTLRWVMEHLGAQAGSRLPIYLGDDITDEDAFDAVRADGIPILVRHNDDGDRATAALYALDSPAQAAEFTLQLARQLSDAGVN; this is encoded by the coding sequence ATGCCGGTGACAATCGACCCACGCCACCACGATGCGGTGTTGTTCGACGCGGCGCTGCCGCCCGCCCATCCGCTGCTCGAGCGCCTGCGCTCCGTGCATGTCGGCACCGCCGTCTGCGCGCCCGACGGCCTGGTCGAGACGGCCCGGCGGTTGTCCACCCGGCCTGGTCGGTGCGCCGTCATCGCGTCGGACGCAGCCGGTGTCACCGCCGCCCGCGACGCCGGTTTCGCGCTTGTGATCGCGGTCGGCCCCGACCGCTTCCCGGGCGCCGACGCGGTGGTCGCCGACCCTCGTGAGGTCGAGGTGCGCACCGGTGACAAGCGCATGTCCGAACTGCCCGATGCCGTGCACGCCGTCGATCTCGCCGGCCAGGCCCCTGCGGTGTTCTTCGACTTCGACGGCACCTTGTCCGACATCGTGAACGATCCCGACGCGGCCCGGCCGGTCGCGGGCGCATCCGAGGCACTACGGGAACTGGCCGCGCAGTGCCCGGTCGCGATACTCAGCGGCCGCGACCTGGCCGACGTCTCCAAACGTGTGGGCCTTCCGGGCATCTGGTATGCCGGCAGCCACGGGTTCGAGCTCACCGCACCCGACGGCACCCACCACCAGAACGAAGAAGCCGCCGCGGCCATCCCGGTGCTGGAGCAGGCGGCGGCGGAACTTCGTGAGCAGCTCGGATCGATTCCCGGGGTGGTGGTGGAGCACAAGAGATTCGGCGTCGCAGTGCACTACCGCAATGCCGAACGGGACCGGGTCGGGGAGGTGGCCGCGGCGGTGCGCAATGCCGGGCAGCGCGACGCGCTGCGGGTCACGACAGGACGCGAAGTCATCGAATTGCGTCCGGATCTGGACTGGGACAAGGGCAAGACCCTGCGCTGGGTGATGGAGCATCTTGGCGCGCAAGCGGGTTCCCGGCTGCCGATCTATCTCGGCGATGACATCACCGATGAGGATGCGTTCGATGCGGTCCGCGCCGATGGCATCCCAATCCTGGTGCGGCACAACGATGATGGCGATCGCGCCACCGCGGCGCTGTATGCTCTGGACAGCCCCGCCCAAGCCGCCGAATTCACTCTTCAGCTGGCCCGGCAATTATCTGACGCTGGCGTGAATTAA
- a CDS encoding wax ester/triacylglycerol synthase domain-containing protein, which translates to MAQPMTPGTGLTRAPDSNRHIGMTAAVAVLAGPVPPPHDIKDLLAERFTSGSDITAHLQRVALPTPGDDGELFRAIAHALERPLETDFPLCECWIIEGLQDGRWAILVKVGAGQDQHPSPAQLLARLCDHDRDAFSDSTAAVTFSPEPTPGWADATRQAATRVVNGLSAAAGILRPWPSAGPPPTVLRYQTVVVPRGAVDHIARKFGATSDDIALAAITEGFRAVLIDRGVQPQADSLPTLGTSLTHLPVEHRDPFAQLHAVRTRAGRRSPGDSPLALCTKMIHTLARTPQQDVIALATAPPGPRYQLWLMGRRLERLLPIPPTAPQHGTGVAVLSYGSDLVFGITTDYDADPNILAAGIESGVARLTALGRDSVVLFDRRRKRRALPNSAVRWRPSPASARVRH; encoded by the coding sequence ATGGCACAACCGATGACACCGGGCACGGGACTCACCCGGGCTCCGGACTCGAACCGGCACATCGGCATGACGGCTGCGGTCGCGGTCCTGGCCGGACCCGTCCCACCACCCCACGACATCAAAGATCTACTGGCCGAACGCTTTACATCCGGATCAGACATCACCGCGCACCTGCAACGGGTGGCGCTGCCGACCCCAGGTGACGACGGCGAACTGTTCCGAGCCATCGCCCACGCCCTGGAGCGACCGCTGGAAACCGACTTCCCACTGTGCGAATGCTGGATCATCGAGGGCCTGCAGGACGGCCGCTGGGCGATCCTGGTCAAGGTCGGTGCGGGCCAGGACCAGCATCCGTCCCCGGCCCAGCTGCTCGCCCGGCTCTGCGATCACGACCGGGACGCCTTCAGTGATTCGACTGCCGCAGTTACCTTTTCACCCGAACCCACGCCCGGCTGGGCCGACGCCACGCGGCAGGCCGCGACTCGCGTCGTCAACGGCCTTTCCGCCGCGGCCGGCATCCTGCGACCCTGGCCGTCCGCCGGCCCGCCGCCGACCGTCCTGCGCTACCAGACGGTCGTCGTACCCCGCGGCGCCGTCGACCACATCGCCCGCAAGTTCGGCGCGACCTCCGACGACATCGCCCTGGCGGCGATCACCGAGGGATTCCGCGCCGTTCTCATCGATCGAGGCGTACAACCACAAGCAGATTCGCTGCCCACTCTGGGCACGTCGTTGACTCACCTACCCGTCGAGCACCGGGACCCCTTCGCCCAGCTGCACGCGGTGCGCACCCGGGCAGGCCGGCGATCACCGGGAGACTCACCTTTAGCGCTGTGCACCAAGATGATTCACACGCTGGCCCGAACCCCGCAGCAGGACGTGATCGCGCTGGCCACCGCACCCCCCGGACCGCGCTACCAGTTGTGGCTGATGGGCCGGCGGCTCGAGCGGCTACTGCCGATCCCGCCGACGGCGCCGCAACACGGCACCGGGGTCGCGGTACTGAGCTACGGCAGCGACCTCGTCTTCGGTATCACCACCGACTATGACGCCGACCCGAACATCCTTGCCGCCGGCATCGAATCGGGCGTGGCGCGCCTGACGGCGCTCGGCCGGGACTCGGTCGTGCTTTTCGACCGCCGACGCAAGCGCCGCGCCCTACCCAACAGCGCGGTGCGGTGGCGGCCGTCACCGGCGTCCGCCCGAGTGCGCCACTGA